The proteins below come from a single Miscanthus floridulus cultivar M001 chromosome 1, ASM1932011v1, whole genome shotgun sequence genomic window:
- the LOC136464295 gene encoding uncharacterized protein yields the protein MPGAPRGESGSTGTGGTAAAAEAGGGGRQGGRGDRGAGGGALAAVWRRRGGAGGQPRATARPRGAALLHVEARRPWGAGRPRWRGAGAGACAVERERCGAGTGGGGGGSALQAREGEEESKRGAGPIGIKGSAPE from the coding sequence ATGCCCGGGGCTCCGCgcggcgagtccggctcgacgggcacgggaggcacggcggccgcggccgaggccggtggtggagggcggcaaggcgggcGAGGGGACCGGGGCGCGGGCGGAGGGGCGCTGGCCGCGGTATGGCGGCGGAGGGGCGGCGCGGGCGGCCAGCCGCGGGCAACGGCGCGGCCGCGGGGCGCGGCGCTCCTGCACGTCGAGGCTCGTCGGCCGTGGGGCGCGGGCCGTCCACggtggcgcggcgcgggcgcgggagcatgcgcggtggagcgggagcggtgcggcgcgggcacgggcggcggcggcggcggctctgctctgcaggcgagagagggagaggaagagagtaaGAGAGGCGCGGGGCccataggtattaaaggctcggcgccCGAGTGA